Proteins co-encoded in one Sporosarcina sp. FSL K6-1522 genomic window:
- a CDS encoding DUF5698 domain-containing protein yields MVLIIFAINIVYVTFFTVRMILTLKGYRYIAAAVSVIEVVIYVVGLGLVLDNLNEIQNLIAYALGYGCGVIIGTKIEEKMALGYITVNVITADEDRKMPAILREKGYGVTDWSANGLEGNRSAMQILTPRKYELKLYATIKEMDPKAFIIVYEAKTIHGGFWVKTVRKGKLFK; encoded by the coding sequence ATGGTTCTTATTATTTTTGCGATTAATATTGTGTACGTAACATTTTTTACAGTACGCATGATTTTGACGCTAAAAGGGTATAGGTATATCGCGGCTGCAGTTAGCGTGATTGAAGTTGTTATCTATGTTGTAGGGCTAGGGCTCGTGTTGGATAACTTAAATGAGATTCAAAATTTAATCGCCTATGCGCTTGGATATGGTTGTGGGGTTATTATTGGAACGAAGATTGAAGAGAAGATGGCGCTTGGTTATATTACCGTGAATGTCATTACGGCAGATGAGGATAGGAAAATGCCAGCCATACTGAGAGAGAAGGGGTATGGTGTTACGGACTGGTCTGCCAACGGACTTGAAGGTAATCGTTCAGCGATGCAAATACTGACACCTCGTAAGTATGAACTGAAGCTCTATGCTACGATTAAGGAAATGGATCCGAAGGCATTTATTATTGTATATGAAGCAAAAACGATACATGGTGGATTCTGGGTGAAAACGGTCCGGAAAGGAAAGTTGTTTAAATGA
- a CDS encoding NETI motif-containing protein has protein sequence MSRKKTIWFEVGEEETIEECLQRMAAEGYSVIGRKEEPQFEEVNGEYVPVRQLIKFKGTLID, from the coding sequence ATGAGTCGGAAGAAAACGATTTGGTTTGAAGTAGGAGAAGAAGAGACGATTGAAGAATGTTTGCAAAGAATGGCAGCAGAAGGGTATTCAGTGATCGGAAGAAAAGAAGAACCTCAATTCGAGGAAGTGAATGGGGAGTATGTTCCAGTAAGGCAACTAATCAAGTTTAAAGGAACACTTATTGACTAA
- the purE gene encoding 5-(carboxyamino)imidazole ribonucleotide mutase codes for MEPKIGVIMGSKSDWETMKHACDILDELAVPYEKKVVSAHRTPDFMFEYAEQAQDRGIQVIVAGAGGAAHLPGMVAAKTLLPVIGVPVQSKALNGMDSLLSIVQMPGGVPVATVSIGKAGATNAGLLAAQFLGVNDPALMKRIEERRNTMRDVALESSGDLV; via the coding sequence TTGGAACCGAAAATCGGCGTAATTATGGGCAGTAAAAGTGATTGGGAAACGATGAAGCACGCATGTGATATTTTGGACGAGCTTGCAGTCCCTTATGAGAAGAAAGTAGTCTCTGCACATCGTACACCGGACTTCATGTTTGAATATGCGGAGCAGGCACAAGATAGAGGCATTCAAGTTATCGTTGCAGGAGCGGGAGGAGCAGCACATCTTCCGGGAATGGTTGCAGCAAAAACATTGCTACCTGTTATTGGTGTGCCGGTGCAGTCAAAGGCGTTGAACGGCATGGATTCATTGCTATCGATTGTTCAAATGCCAGGCGGCGTCCCAGTTGCGACGGTTTCAATTGGTAAAGCCGGTGCTACGAACGCAGGTTTGCTTGCAGCACAGTTTTTAGGTGTTAATGATCCAGCGTTAATGAAACGTATTGAAGAGCGCCGTAACACGATGCGCGACGTTGCATTGGAAAGTAGCGGTGACTTAGTATGA
- the purK gene encoding 5-(carboxyamino)imidazole ribonucleotide synthase produces MKTILPGQTIGIIGGGQLGRMMGLAAKEAGFKIAVLDPVMDSPCGQIADIRIVAPYNDEAALEELGEVSDVITYEFENIDYEGLKRLTQIAHVPQGAELVRITQNRINEKAEITASGAPVANYVAAQTFEELTSKIASVGFPCIVKTAFGGYDGKGQVKIDSEEDLHQAESLFVHSACIAEAFVPFTKEISVIIQRNAAGQSYCLPVAENIHKNHILHESIVPARVGRDVIAQAEEAATKIADYLELVGTLAVEMFVLENDEIIINELAPRPHNSGHYSIEACNISQFHQHVRAVCGWPLRKPKLWAPSIMVNVLGQHVAPLKKVVTDYPDWSIHLYGKAEAKDNRKMGHVTIMTDDIENMLEEIEATGIWA; encoded by the coding sequence ATGAAAACAATTTTACCAGGACAAACAATCGGGATTATCGGTGGGGGCCAACTTGGTCGAATGATGGGGCTTGCTGCTAAGGAAGCGGGCTTCAAAATCGCAGTGTTGGATCCTGTAATGGACTCACCATGTGGTCAGATTGCAGATATTCGAATTGTGGCACCTTATAACGATGAAGCGGCATTGGAAGAACTTGGCGAGGTCAGCGACGTGATTACGTATGAATTCGAAAATATCGATTATGAAGGATTAAAAAGGCTTACGCAAATTGCCCATGTACCACAGGGAGCGGAGCTTGTGAGAATTACACAAAACCGAATTAATGAAAAAGCAGAAATTACGGCATCGGGTGCGCCTGTTGCAAACTATGTAGCGGCACAGACATTTGAAGAGCTAACGTCAAAAATTGCTAGTGTAGGCTTCCCGTGCATCGTGAAGACGGCATTTGGCGGTTATGATGGAAAAGGACAAGTAAAAATCGATTCTGAAGAGGATCTACATCAAGCAGAATCCCTTTTTGTTCATTCAGCATGTATCGCAGAGGCATTTGTACCGTTTACAAAAGAAATTTCCGTTATTATACAACGCAATGCGGCTGGACAGTCTTATTGCCTGCCAGTTGCTGAAAATATTCATAAAAATCATATCTTGCACGAATCCATCGTGCCAGCGCGAGTAGGTCGAGACGTCATTGCACAAGCTGAAGAGGCGGCGACAAAAATCGCTGATTATCTTGAACTTGTTGGAACATTGGCGGTTGAAATGTTCGTTCTTGAAAACGATGAAATCATTATTAATGAGTTAGCACCAAGACCTCATAATTCAGGGCATTATTCCATAGAGGCTTGTAACATATCACAGTTCCATCAGCATGTTCGTGCGGTATGCGGTTGGCCGTTACGTAAGCCAAAATTATGGGCGCCATCTATTATGGTGAATGTACTTGGTCAACATGTAGCACCATTGAAAAAGGTTGTAACGGATTACCCTGATTGGTCAATTCATCTATACGGTAAAGCGGAAGCGAAAGATAATCGTAAAATGGGTCATGTGACAATCATGACAGACGACATTGAAAACATGTTGGAAGAAATTGAAGCTACAGGTATTTGGGCGTAA
- the purS gene encoding phosphoribosylformylglycinamidine synthase subunit PurS, with protein MTKVNVYVTLRESVVDPQGIAAKEALQTLGYKEVENVRIGKLIELNLDGSATDIDARVKEMCEKLLVNKVIEDYRYEIGEVAGK; from the coding sequence ATGACGAAAGTAAACGTATACGTAACACTCCGTGAAAGTGTTGTTGATCCACAAGGAATTGCAGCGAAAGAAGCGCTTCAAACATTGGGGTATAAAGAAGTCGAAAACGTACGCATCGGGAAATTGATTGAACTTAATTTGGATGGTTCTGCTACAGACATCGATGCACGTGTCAAAGAAATGTGCGAGAAGCTGTTGGTCAATAAAGTTATCGAAGATTACCGATACGAAATCGGGGAGGTCGCGGGCAAATGA
- the purQ gene encoding phosphoribosylformylglycinamidine synthase subunit PurQ, whose product MKFAILVFPGSGCDIDMHHAVNEVLGKEAQYVWHTEANLDGFDAVFVPSGASYGDYLRPGALAQSSPAIDSLKAFAATGKPVLGVGNGFQILAEAGLLPGAFLRNKDLKFRSGKAKLTVHNVDSKFTADYAKGQEITIPFAHEYGNYYVDEATVAELKNTNRIVFTYADGNVDGSTAAIAGVLNEQGNVLGMMPLPERAVEEIIGGTDGLPLFNSILKRWSENNVSS is encoded by the coding sequence ATGAAGTTCGCTATTCTAGTTTTTCCAGGATCGGGCTGTGATATCGATATGCATCACGCGGTAAATGAAGTACTAGGCAAAGAAGCACAGTATGTATGGCATACAGAAGCGAATCTTGACGGTTTTGACGCAGTATTCGTTCCAAGTGGCGCATCCTACGGTGACTACCTACGTCCAGGTGCACTGGCGCAAAGCTCACCAGCGATTGACAGCTTAAAAGCATTTGCGGCAACTGGTAAGCCAGTACTTGGCGTTGGGAATGGTTTTCAAATTCTTGCGGAGGCTGGCCTATTACCAGGCGCATTCCTACGCAACAAAGATTTGAAGTTCAGATCAGGCAAAGCAAAGTTGACAGTTCACAATGTAGATTCGAAATTCACAGCAGACTATGCCAAAGGGCAAGAAATTACAATTCCATTTGCACATGAATACGGCAACTACTATGTTGACGAAGCAACGGTAGCGGAATTGAAAAATACGAACCGTATTGTCTTTACATATGCGGATGGTAACGTAGACGGAAGCACAGCTGCAATTGCCGGTGTGTTAAATGAACAAGGAAATGTACTCGGCATGATGCCACTTCCTGAACGTGCAGTTGAGGAAATTATCGGAGGTACAGACGGATTACCTCTATTCAATTCAATCTTGAAAAGGTGGAGTGAAAACAATGTCAGCTCATGA
- the purL gene encoding phosphoribosylformylglycinamidine synthase subunit PurL, which produces MSAHEPNAQQIKDEKLYLQLGMTDEEFQLAEEKLGRLPNYTELGLFSALWSEHCSYKSSKPVLRKFPTEGTRVLQGPGEGAGIVDIGDNQAVVFKMESHNSPSAIEPFIGAATGAGGVLRDVFSMGSRPVALVNSLRFGDLTEERDRFLFEEAVAGIASYGNIIGIPTIAGEVQFDNCYSKRPLVNAMAVGLLNHEDIQKGVASGVGNTVMYAGATTGRDGINGATMSSSEVSVEEDAELPVMQAGDPYLEKLVMEACLELVKSDALIGIQDMGAAGLTSSAAEMASKAGCGVELNLDLVPQREEGMTPFEMMLSESQERMLIVVKQGREQEVTDLFAKYNVVAVSIGTVTDDKMLRLLHKGEVVAEVSADALAEDAPVYHKKSEEPAYYREFQAMENKEPVVEDLNETLKALLQRPTIASKEWVYNQFDTQARSNTVVAPGSSAGVIRVSGTNKGLAMTSDCNSRFVYLDPETGGKIAVAEAARNLVCSGAEPIAITDCLNFGSADKPEVFWQFEKSAEGISEACVKLNAPVISGNVSLSNEVNGVPVYPTPTIGMVGIVHDLSDVVTTAFKNAGDAIYLIGEAATEFGGSELQQMTDGKISGQAPAIDLDVEATRQQQLLAAIQNNLVQSATDLSEGGFAVALCEKAFDAEGLGANVTISGSAVTALFSETQSRFLVTVKADNAAAFEAAVQDAVKIGAVTADANIVITGDNGETLIDGAVDELRSAWKGAIPCLLNSEA; this is translated from the coding sequence ATGTCAGCTCATGAGCCGAACGCACAGCAAATTAAAGATGAAAAATTATATTTACAACTAGGGATGACAGACGAGGAATTCCAACTTGCTGAAGAAAAGCTTGGTCGTCTTCCAAACTATACAGAATTAGGTTTGTTTTCTGCATTATGGTCTGAGCACTGTTCTTATAAAAGTTCAAAACCGGTACTTCGCAAGTTCCCAACTGAAGGAACACGTGTCCTTCAAGGGCCAGGTGAGGGTGCAGGAATTGTTGATATCGGTGATAATCAGGCAGTTGTTTTCAAAATGGAATCACATAACTCGCCATCTGCAATCGAACCGTTCATCGGTGCGGCAACAGGTGCAGGCGGAGTTCTACGTGATGTCTTCTCAATGGGTTCACGCCCTGTAGCACTTGTTAACTCATTGCGTTTTGGTGATTTAACAGAGGAACGAGACCGTTTTTTATTTGAAGAAGCGGTTGCAGGGATTGCTAGTTACGGCAATATCATTGGCATTCCGACGATTGCAGGCGAAGTTCAATTCGATAACTGCTATTCAAAACGTCCACTTGTTAATGCGATGGCTGTCGGCTTGTTAAATCATGAAGATATTCAAAAAGGAGTTGCTTCTGGTGTAGGCAACACTGTGATGTATGCAGGTGCTACAACAGGACGTGACGGCATTAATGGCGCAACGATGTCATCATCTGAAGTGTCGGTTGAAGAAGATGCTGAACTACCAGTTATGCAAGCAGGCGATCCATATCTTGAGAAGCTTGTAATGGAAGCGTGCCTTGAGCTGGTGAAATCGGATGCGTTAATTGGGATTCAAGATATGGGGGCGGCTGGGCTTACTTCGTCAGCGGCTGAAATGGCGTCAAAAGCAGGTTGTGGCGTTGAGTTGAATCTGGATCTTGTGCCGCAACGTGAAGAGGGTATGACACCGTTCGAAATGATGTTGTCAGAATCACAGGAACGTATGCTTATCGTTGTGAAACAAGGTCGTGAACAGGAAGTTACAGATCTTTTTGCAAAATACAATGTTGTAGCGGTGTCAATTGGTACAGTAACGGACGATAAAATGCTACGCCTACTGCATAAAGGTGAAGTGGTTGCGGAAGTATCAGCAGACGCACTTGCAGAAGATGCACCGGTTTATCATAAAAAATCAGAGGAACCTGCTTACTATAGAGAGTTCCAAGCGATGGAAAATAAAGAGCCTGTTGTTGAAGATTTGAATGAAACGTTGAAAGCATTACTCCAACGTCCAACAATTGCTTCAAAAGAATGGGTATACAATCAATTCGATACACAAGCACGCTCTAACACAGTCGTTGCACCAGGTTCATCAGCAGGTGTGATTCGTGTAAGTGGAACGAACAAAGGGCTTGCGATGACATCTGACTGTAACTCACGTTTTGTTTACCTTGATCCAGAAACGGGCGGAAAAATTGCAGTTGCTGAAGCAGCGCGTAACCTCGTTTGTTCAGGTGCAGAACCTATTGCCATTACAGACTGCTTGAACTTTGGTAGTGCGGACAAGCCGGAAGTGTTCTGGCAGTTTGAGAAATCTGCTGAAGGTATTTCAGAAGCATGTGTGAAATTGAATGCACCAGTTATTAGTGGGAACGTATCATTATCCAATGAAGTAAACGGTGTTCCAGTTTATCCAACACCAACAATTGGTATGGTTGGTATCGTTCATGATTTATCTGATGTGGTTACGACTGCATTCAAAAACGCAGGCGATGCGATTTACTTAATCGGTGAAGCGGCAACGGAATTTGGCGGCAGTGAGTTGCAACAAATGACAGATGGTAAGATTTCTGGACAAGCGCCAGCAATTGATCTTGACGTTGAAGCAACACGTCAGCAACAACTTCTTGCAGCAATCCAAAACAACCTAGTTCAATCTGCAACAGATTTATCTGAAGGTGGCTTTGCAGTTGCACTTTGTGAAAAAGCATTTGACGCAGAAGGCTTAGGCGCAAATGTAACGATTTCAGGTTCTGCAGTAACGGCTTTATTCAGTGAAACACAATCTCGTTTCCTAGTAACGGTAAAAGCAGATAACGCAGCGGCGTTTGAAGCAGCTGTACAGGATGCAGTGAAGATTGGTGCGGTAACGGCAGATGCGAACATCGTGATTACAGGTGACAATGGCGAAACGTTGATTGATGGGGCGGTTGATGAACTCCGTTCTGCTTGGAAAGGAGCTATCCCATGCTTGCTGAACTCAGAGGCTTAA
- the purF gene encoding amidophosphoribosyltransferase, which translates to MLAELRGLNEECGVFGIWGHEDAAQISYYGLHALQHRGQEGAGIVTKDGKKLHVIKGEGLVNDVFSGNEIENLKGSAAIGQVRYSSENGRGIENVQPLVFRSTTGSLSVAHNGNLVNAVELREHLERQGSIFQTNSDTEVLAHLIKRTSGSLNQRERVKKALAMLKGAFAFVILTDDGLMVAQDPNGLRPLSLGKMGDAWVVASETCAFDIIGAECIRSVEPGELIIINDKGLHSERFAPAADSAMCSMEYVYFARPDSDIDGINIHMARKRCGKQLAREMSHIEADVVTGVPDSSISAAIGFSEESGIPYELGLIKSRYVGRTFIQPSQELREQGVKMKLSPVQQVVKGKRVIVVDDSIVRGTTSKRIVRMLREAGATEVHVVSGSPPLVSPCFYGVDISTDSELIATNRSVEEIRDLIEADSLTFLSPEGMLKAIGRSDSMKNCGQCLACFTGEYPTEIYSDTVLPHKKEIV; encoded by the coding sequence ATGCTTGCTGAACTCAGAGGCTTAAACGAAGAGTGCGGTGTGTTCGGCATTTGGGGGCATGAAGATGCGGCGCAGATCAGTTATTATGGTCTGCACGCATTGCAACACCGAGGGCAAGAAGGCGCCGGTATTGTGACGAAAGATGGCAAAAAGTTGCATGTTATTAAAGGAGAAGGTCTCGTTAACGATGTGTTTTCAGGGAACGAGATTGAAAACCTAAAAGGTAGTGCAGCGATTGGTCAAGTGCGTTACTCGTCTGAAAATGGTCGCGGCATTGAAAATGTGCAGCCACTTGTTTTCCGTTCGACAACAGGCAGTCTGTCTGTTGCGCATAACGGGAACCTTGTCAATGCGGTTGAACTGCGTGAGCATCTTGAACGTCAAGGCAGTATTTTTCAAACGAATTCGGATACAGAAGTACTTGCACATTTAATCAAAAGAACGAGTGGTTCGTTAAACCAGCGCGAGCGTGTGAAAAAAGCATTGGCAATGTTAAAAGGTGCTTTTGCGTTCGTTATTTTAACGGATGATGGCCTAATGGTTGCACAGGATCCAAACGGTTTACGCCCACTATCACTTGGTAAAATGGGAGATGCTTGGGTCGTTGCATCGGAAACATGCGCATTTGATATCATCGGTGCGGAGTGTATTCGTTCGGTTGAACCGGGGGAACTCATTATCATCAATGATAAAGGCCTGCATTCAGAACGATTTGCACCTGCGGCAGACTCGGCGATGTGTTCGATGGAATATGTTTATTTCGCACGTCCGGACTCAGATATTGATGGCATTAATATTCATATGGCACGAAAACGTTGTGGGAAACAACTTGCGCGTGAAATGTCGCATATTGAAGCGGATGTTGTCACAGGCGTACCGGATTCGAGTATTTCCGCGGCGATTGGTTTTTCAGAAGAAAGTGGCATACCTTACGAGCTAGGGCTCATTAAAAGTCGTTACGTAGGGCGTACATTTATTCAGCCTTCACAGGAGTTGCGTGAACAAGGCGTGAAGATGAAACTGTCTCCAGTCCAACAAGTTGTCAAAGGAAAACGAGTTATCGTGGTGGATGATTCGATTGTTCGTGGTACAACATCTAAACGCATTGTGAGGATGTTAAGAGAAGCAGGGGCAACAGAAGTGCATGTTGTCAGTGGTTCACCGCCACTTGTCAGCCCATGTTTCTACGGGGTCGATATTAGTACTGATTCCGAGCTAATTGCTACAAATCGATCAGTGGAGGAAATCCGTGATTTGATCGAAGCAGATTCGTTAACATTTTTGTCGCCTGAAGGCATGCTCAAAGCAATTGGGCGTTCAGATAGCATGAAAAATTGTGGGCAATGTTTGGCTTGTTTCACAGGTGAATATCCTACAGAAATCTATTCAGATACAGTTTTACCACATAAAAAAGAAATCGTTTGA
- the purM gene encoding phosphoribosylformylglycinamidine cyclo-ligase produces the protein MSKAYESAGVNIEAGYESVERMKSHVARTVRKGVAGTFGGFGGMFDLSALEYKEPVLISGTDGVGTKLKLAFMADKHDTIGVDCVAMCVNDIVAQGAEPLYFLDYIALGKAVPEKVEAIVKGIADGCVQSGAALIGGETAEMPGLYEIDEYDLAGFAVGACEKSNIVTGEKVAVGDVIVGIASSGIHSNGYSLVRKIVLEDNGYAIDGVIDGYEELGTVGDALLEPTKIYAKPVLQMHQELDVHSMGHITGGGFFENLPRMFADGFGTEIDLGSWPVLPVFNMLKEKGELLDKDLYSVFNMGVGFAVALPADQADRAIAIAEEHGEKAYKIGRVVAGEGVTFTGEHDGSLSK, from the coding sequence ATGTCGAAGGCATATGAAAGTGCAGGGGTAAATATTGAGGCTGGCTACGAGTCAGTTGAACGGATGAAATCACATGTTGCACGTACTGTACGTAAAGGTGTTGCAGGAACGTTTGGCGGTTTTGGTGGCATGTTTGATCTTTCTGCGCTCGAGTATAAAGAGCCAGTGCTGATTTCCGGTACAGATGGTGTTGGCACAAAGTTGAAACTGGCGTTCATGGCAGACAAACATGACACAATCGGTGTTGACTGTGTTGCGATGTGTGTCAACGATATTGTTGCACAAGGTGCAGAGCCACTTTACTTCCTAGATTACATTGCGCTTGGAAAAGCTGTACCTGAAAAGGTTGAAGCGATTGTTAAAGGGATTGCAGATGGTTGTGTGCAGTCGGGCGCGGCACTAATCGGTGGAGAGACGGCAGAAATGCCAGGTCTTTACGAAATTGATGAGTACGACCTTGCTGGTTTTGCAGTAGGTGCTTGTGAGAAGAGCAATATCGTCACAGGTGAAAAAGTAGCTGTAGGCGACGTCATTGTTGGAATCGCCTCAAGCGGTATCCATTCAAATGGTTACTCACTCGTTCGTAAAATCGTTCTTGAAGATAACGGCTATGCAATTGATGGTGTTATTGATGGTTACGAAGAGCTTGGAACAGTAGGCGATGCACTTCTTGAGCCAACGAAAATCTATGCAAAGCCTGTTCTTCAAATGCACCAAGAGCTAGATGTGCATTCAATGGGTCACATTACAGGTGGAGGATTCTTCGAAAACTTGCCACGTATGTTTGCAGATGGCTTTGGAACAGAAATCGACCTTGGTTCATGGCCAGTACTTCCAGTATTCAACATGCTGAAAGAAAAAGGCGAGCTATTGGATAAAGACTTGTATAGCGTCTTCAATATGGGTGTAGGTTTTGCCGTTGCACTGCCAGCTGATCAAGCAGATCGTGCGATTGCAATTGCTGAAGAGCATGGTGAAAAAGCATACAAAATCGGACGTGTGGTAGCAGGTGAAGGCGTTACGTTCACAGGCGAACACGACGGAAGTCTTTCGAAATGA
- the purN gene encoding phosphoribosylglycinamide formyltransferase: protein MIGKMKIAVFASGSGSNFAAIEEACRNGELNAEIVLMVTNKPEAYVVERAEQAGIPVAAFRPKDFDSKDTYEEAILGALRAAEAEWLVLAGYMRLVGQPLLTAYPSRIVNIHPSLLPSFPGKDAIEQAVEHGVKVTGVTVHLVDEGMDTGPILAQRAVDVVDGDVDKTAEAIHAVEHDLYKETLNSLFSR from the coding sequence ATGATTGGTAAAATGAAAATTGCCGTTTTCGCATCTGGAAGCGGCAGTAATTTTGCAGCGATTGAGGAAGCCTGCCGTAACGGTGAGTTGAACGCTGAAATCGTCCTAATGGTGACGAATAAGCCGGAAGCTTATGTTGTGGAGCGTGCTGAACAAGCTGGGATTCCAGTCGCAGCATTCCGACCGAAAGACTTTGACTCGAAAGATACATACGAAGAAGCGATTCTTGGAGCGCTTCGCGCGGCAGAGGCAGAATGGCTTGTCTTGGCAGGCTATATGCGTCTTGTTGGGCAGCCACTCTTAACGGCATACCCTTCGCGTATCGTGAATATCCATCCATCACTGCTTCCATCATTTCCTGGAAAAGATGCGATTGAGCAAGCCGTTGAGCATGGTGTGAAAGTAACGGGTGTAACCGTTCACCTCGTAGATGAGGGAATGGACACAGGTCCAATCCTTGCGCAACGTGCAGTGGATGTTGTAGATGGTGATGTGGATAAGACTGCGGAAGCCATTCATGCAGTTGAACATGATTTATATAAAGAAACATTAAATAGTCTTTTTAGCCGGTAA
- the purH gene encoding bifunctional phosphoribosylaminoimidazolecarboxamide formyltransferase/IMP cyclohydrolase: protein MKKRALLSVSDKSGILEFAKVLEGLGYELLSTGGTMKHLADNGVAVTAVDAVTGFPEIMEGRVKTLNPMIHGGLLAKQDDPAHQAQMEEHGIQPIDIVCVNLYPFKETISKPDVSTDDAIENIDIGGPAMLRASAKNHAYVTVIVDAIDYEQVIAELTADGQTTLETRRRLAAKVFRHTAAYDALISGYLTDLAGEEFPEQVTYTYELKQPLRYGENPHQKAAFYSRPLGSDFSIAYAQQLHGKELSYNNIQDANAAIQIVKEFEGPAAVAVKHMNPCGVGTGETISDAFNKAYEADPTSIFGGIIALNREVDAATAEKLSGIFLEIIIAPAFTAEAVEILTQKKNIRLMTISFDQNKKDKWNTVSVEGGLLMQEPDAYGFADADIKVATDREPTEAEWEAMKLGWAVVKHVKSNAIVVSDDHMTLGVGAGQMNRVGAANIALTQAGERAKGAALASDAFFPMDDTVEAAAKAGITAIIQPGGSVKDEDSIKKANEYGITMVFTGVRHFKH from the coding sequence GTGAAAAAACGTGCACTGCTTAGCGTATCAGACAAAAGTGGTATTTTGGAGTTTGCGAAAGTATTGGAAGGTCTGGGCTATGAGCTACTATCTACAGGCGGAACGATGAAACATTTGGCAGACAACGGCGTAGCAGTAACAGCTGTTGACGCAGTGACTGGCTTCCCGGAAATTATGGAAGGCCGTGTGAAAACACTTAACCCAATGATTCATGGTGGACTACTTGCGAAACAAGATGATCCAGCTCACCAAGCGCAAATGGAAGAGCATGGAATTCAGCCAATCGATATCGTTTGTGTCAACTTGTATCCATTCAAAGAAACGATTTCAAAACCAGACGTTTCAACTGACGATGCTATTGAAAACATTGACATCGGTGGACCGGCAATGCTTCGTGCATCTGCGAAAAACCATGCGTACGTGACAGTTATCGTCGATGCAATAGATTATGAGCAAGTTATCGCTGAACTAACAGCGGATGGCCAAACAACACTTGAAACACGCAGACGTCTTGCAGCAAAAGTATTCCGTCACACAGCGGCATACGATGCACTTATTTCTGGTTACTTAACAGATCTTGCAGGCGAGGAATTCCCGGAGCAGGTAACGTATACATACGAACTGAAACAACCATTACGTTACGGCGAAAATCCACACCAAAAAGCAGCATTCTATAGCCGCCCACTTGGTTCTGACTTCTCGATCGCTTATGCACAACAATTGCATGGCAAAGAGTTGTCATACAACAATATCCAGGATGCGAACGCAGCGATTCAAATCGTTAAAGAATTCGAAGGACCTGCTGCTGTTGCAGTAAAACATATGAATCCATGTGGCGTTGGAACTGGAGAAACGATTTCCGATGCGTTCAATAAAGCATACGAAGCAGATCCAACTTCAATCTTCGGCGGAATCATCGCATTGAACCGTGAAGTAGATGCGGCAACTGCAGAAAAACTATCAGGAATTTTCCTTGAAATTATCATTGCTCCTGCTTTCACAGCTGAGGCAGTTGAAATCTTGACGCAAAAGAAAAACATTCGCTTAATGACCATTTCATTTGATCAAAACAAAAAAGATAAATGGAATACGGTGTCTGTTGAAGGCGGATTGCTCATGCAAGAGCCAGATGCATACGGCTTTGCAGATGCGGACATTAAAGTAGCGACAGATCGTGAGCCAACAGAAGCAGAGTGGGAAGCGATGAAGTTGGGCTGGGCAGTAGTTAAACACGTCAAATCGAATGCGATTGTTGTATCAGACGACCATATGACACTTGGCGTTGGAGCGGGGCAAATGAACCGCGTTGGAGCGGCGAATATCGCATTGACACAAGCTGGCGAACGTGCGAAAGGTGCAGCATTAGCATCAGATGCATTTTTCCCAATGGATGATACAGTCGAAGCAGCTGCGAAAGCGGGTATTACGGCGATTATCCAACCTGGTGGATCTGTCAAAGACGAAGATTCTATTAAAAAAGCAAACGAATATGGCATTACAATGGTATTCACAGGCGTTCGTCATTTCAAACATTGA